The Kribbella jejuensis region GCTTGTAGAGCGACGGCGTCGGCAGGCCCGCGAAGACCGGGATCAGATCGCCGTGCGTCACCGCGTCGTTGAGCAGGTCGACGCGGCGGTGCAGCTCGTCCTCGTCGAGCCGGCCGATTGCGAACTGCTCGGCCAGCTCGTCGGTACAGACGTGCCGCTCGGAGTCGGTGAGGCGGATGTTGACCATCCGCCGACGGGTCGCGACCTCGCGCGCCTCCTGCCCGGCCGCGGTCGCCAACCCGATCAGATCGGCCGGTTTCACCGGTCGCCGCTCAGCCATTCGCCTCACCTCACCCTCGTCCCTCCGAGTGTGCCAGACGCCCTGGAAGACGTCGTCTGACGTCGCATCGAGGTGCTTGGTTGGCGAGACGCTGATCACAAGAACGGCACTCAACGTCACTGCGGCACCGCGTCATCTCTGATCTCGACGGGCCGACGGAGCCCCTTGACGATGGAGACGAGAACCATGAAGAAGACCCTCACCGCTCGCGTTCTGGCCGGCACCGCGATCCTCGGCGCCGCGGGCCTGCTGCTCGGAATCGCACCCAGCGACGCCGCCGTACCGGCCCGCGCCGCCGCGGTCAGCACGTACGCGAAGCCCGCCCTCAACCCGGCAAGCCTCCACTTCGGCTGGAAGTGCTGGGGCCACCCCACCAACTGCAACGTCGCCGTCTACGCACCGACCGGGTGGAAGTTCACCAAGCTCAGCACGCGGGAAGCCAAGTTCACCGACAGCTCGAACACCTGGATGCTCCGCGTCGACGGCAGCCTCGACGGCAAGGTCAGCACCGGCACCGTGGCCCAGCAGCGGGTGAAGGAACTGCGTCGCGTCCCCGGTCTGAAGATCGTGTCCCGCGCCCACGGAACCGCGCCGTCGCTCGTCGGCGACGGGTCCACCGTCGCGTACAGGTCGCTCACCTACACCTACCGCGACGGCGCCCGCGGGCAGCGGCTGGTCTCCACCCGCTTCCTGGACATCTACTCGAACGGCAAGCGTGCCTACATCGAGGTCACGGTCGCCGGCCGCCCGCAGGACAAGGCCGGCCTCACCAAGATCATGGCCGTCGCGACCCAGCGAGCGACCCTGGTCGGCTGACGTCGTGGACGCCTCGGCCAGGTGACCCGGGCACCAAGGTGCCCGGGTCACACAACCATCAGTTCAGGACCGACGGCAACGTGGACGTCCACGCCTCCCGCAGCTCGGTCAGCGGGATCTCGAACTGGTCCTGGACGTCGAGGGTGTCGCCGGTGATCACGCCGATCTTCGCGTGCGGGAACCGGCGCGCGGTGCACATGTCGGTGAACCGCACCTCTTCGGTCCGCGGTACGGCGACCACTGCACGGCCGGCCGACTCCGCGAACAGGAACAGGAACGGGTCCAGCCCGTCCGGCGCCCAGACCCGCGCGCCGGCGCCGCCGCGCAGCGCGGACTCGACCAGCGTCTGCGCGACCCCGCCGTCGCTGACGTCGTGCGCCGCGTCGATCAGCCCGTCCCGGGACGCGTTGATCAGGATGTCGGCCAGCTGCTTCTCGGCCTCAAGGTCCACCGCCGGCGGCCGCCCACCGAGGTGACCGTGCACGACGTGCGCCCACTCGGACCCGGACAGCTCCTCCTCGGTCTCACCGAGCAGGTACAACTGGTGGCCCTCCATCTCGGCGGTGAAGCCGATCGGCGTACGGCGGGTGACGTCGTCGATCACGCCGAGCACGCCGACCACCGGCGTCGGCAGGATCGGGGTCTCGCCGGTCTGGTTGTAGAACGACACGTTCCCGCCGGTGACCGGCATCCCGAGTTCCTTGCAGGCGTCGACCAGGCCGCGGATCGCCTCGACGAACTGCCACATCACGCCCGGGTCCTCCGGCGAACCGAAGTTCAGGCAGTCGGTGACCGCGACCGGCCGGGCACCCGTG contains the following coding sequences:
- a CDS encoding DUF1707 SHOCT-like domain-containing protein — its product is MAERRPVKPADLIGLATAAGQEAREVATRRRMVNIRLTDSERHVCTDELAEQFAIGRLDEDELHRRVDLLNDAVTHGDLIPVFAGLPTPSLYKPAPRKPGKWRWAAFVGAVWMALPFALAGLLFLVFGREFAAAIFGLPALAWVFFAYRWASRPQREDRRKSGP